One window from the genome of Methanospirillum lacunae encodes:
- a CDS encoding ATP-binding protein has protein sequence MTEGIKSSSILASLDILITNPDLTRDDLVNFREELKEYLESKTSTRVLSEIKNQLINGKSQFDSDFLSDTDLKDFLAIIEMISSFQNFLQQLSAGNLNESYPYKGYTAGLIKSLQSNLRHLSWHASEIADGVLIHKIDFMGDFSGSFNQMVESINVARQQLMKQEEELRRAYDIVKENYNKFKTILEEIPDPIIWVQNIDGKIIGKNKLFEKTFGDIQDIGAPSISWADTICANQKDADVLKKVILHGDMLCGYEILLVSKTQSMFYGSVVTSSLLLNDTSTSLFIIHDIDGIKRTKESLSQVLKKLSLLNRITKHDILNKVTAILLLAELIRDQVHDPHIRSLAEDVLKSGKDIENLIEFTGQYQELGIYDPVWQNLGDVVAQDSIQNMVTGIVLSHPKERLEIYADRMFEKVIYNLVENSIRHGKTVTYIDFSFSIQDENLVLVYSDNGIGIANDEKSDVFIQGYGKNTGMGLFFIKDILSITNISIRECGIYGKGVRFEICIPQGVYRRNGLTE, from the coding sequence ATGACGGAGGGTATCAAATCATCATCAATTTTAGCTTCTCTTGATATCCTTATAACAAATCCAGATCTTACCCGAGATGATCTTGTTAATTTCAGGGAAGAACTGAAAGAGTACCTTGAAAGCAAAACCTCAACCAGGGTTTTATCTGAAATAAAAAACCAACTGATTAATGGGAAGTCACAGTTCGATTCTGATTTTCTCTCAGATACAGATCTAAAGGATTTTTTAGCAATTATTGAGATGATCTCTTCCTTTCAGAATTTTCTTCAACAATTATCTGCAGGCAATCTAAATGAGTCATATCCGTATAAAGGATATACAGCTGGACTCATAAAATCCCTTCAATCAAATCTTCGACATCTTTCCTGGCATGCATCAGAGATCGCTGATGGCGTTCTCATTCATAAAATAGATTTCATGGGTGATTTTTCAGGCTCATTCAATCAGATGGTGGAATCGATCAATGTTGCCAGGCAGCAACTAATGAAACAGGAGGAGGAACTGCGTAGAGCCTATGACATAGTCAAAGAAAATTACAATAAATTTAAAACCATTCTTGAGGAGATACCAGATCCCATCATATGGGTTCAAAATATTGATGGGAAAATTATTGGAAAAAACAAACTCTTTGAAAAAACCTTTGGTGACATCCAGGATATAGGTGCACCATCAATATCCTGGGCAGATACAATCTGTGCAAATCAAAAGGATGCAGATGTGCTCAAAAAGGTGATTTTGCATGGCGATATGCTGTGTGGCTATGAAATATTACTGGTTTCCAAAACACAAAGCATGTTCTATGGGTCAGTAGTTACCTCTTCTTTGTTATTGAATGATACCAGTACGTCACTTTTTATTATTCATGACATAGATGGAATTAAGCGAACGAAAGAGTCACTGTCTCAGGTCCTTAAAAAACTGAGTCTTCTCAACAGAATAACAAAGCACGATATACTCAATAAAGTAACAGCGATTCTACTTCTTGCAGAATTAATCAGAGATCAGGTTCATGATCCACATATCCGGAGTTTAGCTGAAGATGTTCTTAAATCAGGAAAAGATATTGAGAATCTGATCGAATTCACTGGACAGTATCAGGAATTAGGGATCTATGATCCCGTATGGCAGAACCTGGGTGATGTTGTTGCCCAGGATAGCATACAAAACATGGTGACAGGGATTGTCCTCTCTCATCCTAAAGAACGTTTAGAAATCTATGCTGACAGGATGTTTGAAAAGGTTATCTACAATCTTGTAGAAAATTCGATTCGTCATGGAAAAACAGTAACTTACATAGATTTTTCTTTTTCAATTCAAGATGAAAATCTTGTCCTGGTATATAGTGACAATGGGATTGGAATTGCTAATGATGAGAAATCCGATGTTTTTATTCAGGGATATGGTAAAAACACCGGCATGGGACTTTTTTTTATTAAAGACATTTTATCGATCACAAATATCTCAATCAGAGAATGTGGCATATATGGCAAGGGAGTCCGATTTGAGATTTGTATTCCACAAGGGGTATACAGGCGAAATGGATTAACGGAGTAA